A genome region from Camelina sativa cultivar DH55 chromosome 10, Cs, whole genome shotgun sequence includes the following:
- the LOC104718883 gene encoding 60S ribosomal protein L27-3, producing MVKFLKQNKAVILLQGRYAGKKAVIVKSFDDGTRDRGYGHCLVAGLKKYPSKVIRKDSAKKTAKKSRVKCFIKLVNYQHLMPTRYTLDVDLKEVATLDALQSKDKKVAALKEAKAKLEERFKTGKNRWFFTKLRF from the coding sequence ATGGTGAAGTTCTTGAAGCAGAACAAGGCTGTGATCCTTCTTCAAGGACGTTACGCCGGGAAGAAAGCCGTCATCGTCAAATCCTTCGACGACGGTACCCGTGACCGTGGCTACGGACACTGCCTCGTCGCCGGACTCAAGAAGTACCCGAGCAAAGTCATCCGCAAAGACTCAGCCAAGAAGACTGCCAAGAAATCTAGGGTTAAGTGTTTCATCAAGCTCGTTAACTACCAGCATCTGATGCCCACGCGTTACACACTCGACGTGGATCTCAAGGAAGTGGCGACCCTTGATGCCCTTCAGTCCAAGGATAAGAAGGTTGCTGCTCTTAAGGAGGCCAAGGCTAAGCTTGAGGAGAGGTTCAAGACTGGCAAGAACAGATGGTTCTTCACCAAGCTCAGGTTCTGA